In Luteitalea sp., one genomic interval encodes:
- a CDS encoding amidohydrolase family protein, with protein sequence MVTLMVLAWSAAQPTRAQDAGNDVVLIRDATILTASHGRIDRGSILIRDGKIAAVGASVDAPGTATVIDASGLFVTPGIIDCHSHMAVEGGVNEGSISVSSMVGTDDVLDSTDIDLYRAVAGGVTTANILHGSANAIGGRNAVIKLRWGKDADDLRFEGALPGIKFALGENPKRSNSSARPGTERRYPATRMGVVDVIRQAFTEAVEYRAKWRRYEAGGRSGVPPARDLRLETLVEVLEGERLVHAHAYRADEILQLLRVAEELGFKIATFQHVLEGYKVADEIAEHGAGASTFSDWWAYKVEAFDAIPYNAALMTERGVVVSINSDSAEEVRHLNQEAAKAIKYGDLSEEQALQLVTLNPARQLRIDARVGSIDEGKDADLVLWKNHPLSVYGVAQKVYIDGQLYFDREKDLAQRTAREKEKQELLAKARAREDADKEKAAPKRPTVETTTSRVPKEQQP encoded by the coding sequence ATGGTCACGCTCATGGTGCTGGCGTGGAGCGCCGCCCAGCCGACGCGCGCACAGGACGCCGGCAATGATGTCGTCCTGATTCGCGACGCGACGATTCTTACAGCCAGCCACGGCCGGATCGATCGAGGGTCGATCCTGATTCGGGACGGTAAGATTGCGGCCGTCGGGGCCTCGGTCGACGCACCCGGCACGGCGACCGTCATCGACGCTTCTGGCCTGTTCGTGACGCCCGGCATCATCGACTGTCACTCGCACATGGCCGTCGAGGGAGGCGTCAACGAAGGCAGCATCTCCGTCTCCTCGATGGTCGGCACCGACGATGTCCTCGATTCGACCGACATCGACCTGTACCGTGCAGTTGCGGGCGGCGTGACGACGGCCAACATCCTGCACGGGAGCGCAAACGCGATTGGCGGCCGAAACGCCGTCATCAAGCTGCGTTGGGGGAAGGATGCCGACGACCTGCGCTTCGAAGGGGCGCTGCCCGGCATCAAGTTTGCGCTGGGGGAAAATCCAAAGCGCTCCAACTCCTCGGCTCGGCCTGGGACCGAACGGCGCTATCCAGCAACGCGCATGGGAGTGGTGGACGTCATCCGTCAGGCGTTCACCGAAGCCGTGGAGTACCGAGCCAAGTGGCGCCGCTACGAGGCGGGCGGTCGATCGGGCGTGCCGCCTGCTCGGGACCTCAGGCTCGAGACGCTCGTCGAAGTGCTCGAGGGCGAGCGGCTCGTGCACGCCCACGCATACCGCGCCGACGAGATCTTGCAATTACTCCGGGTGGCTGAGGAGCTCGGCTTCAAGATTGCGACGTTCCAACACGTGCTCGAGGGCTACAAGGTTGCCGATGAGATCGCCGAGCATGGCGCGGGGGCGTCTACCTTTTCGGACTGGTGGGCCTACAAGGTCGAGGCCTTCGATGCCATTCCGTACAACGCCGCACTGATGACCGAGCGGGGCGTCGTCGTCTCGATCAACTCCGACAGCGCCGAAGAGGTCCGCCATCTCAACCAGGAAGCCGCCAAGGCGATCAAGTACGGCGATCTATCGGAAGAGCAGGCGCTGCAGCTCGTGACGCTCAACCCGGCTCGTCAGCTTCGCATCGACGCGCGGGTCGGGTCGATAGACGAGGGGAAGGACGCGGACCTGGTCCTGTGGAAGAACCATCCTCTGAGCGTTTACGGGGTGGCGCAGAAGGTCTACATTGACGGACAGCTCTACTTCGACCGCGAGAAAGATCTCGCCCAGCGGACGGCCCGAGAGAAGGAAAAGCAGGAGCTCCTCGCCAAGGCACGGGCACGCGAGGACGCCGACAAGGAGAAAGCGGCGCCGAAGCGCCCAACGGTCGAGACCACTACCAGTCGTGTGCCGAAGGAGCAGCAACCATGA
- a CDS encoding amidohydrolase family protein translates to MPVNDSHCHFFSPRFFDALATLKGWEEPERGHRVTEAASWEHPDGVDLLADRWVAALDANGVGRAMLIASVPHDESSVAAALARHPTRFVGACMVNPLVRGAEMTVASAFAKGLRMVCLFPAMHKYTLTDQSVECLADILAGRPGSCLFVHCGVLTLGIRKRLGLPTVFEARYGNPLELQGLAARHPTLPIIVPHFGAGFLRELLMVADVCPNVHVDTSSSNSWTKYWPGLTLSNVFRQALLVMGPRRILFGTDSSWFPRGWHRAVYDAQVAALDELGVGEQDRELIFAGNFDRLFQAGEVADPAATVTETSLLRRS, encoded by the coding sequence ATGCCGGTCAACGACTCTCACTGCCACTTCTTTTCACCACGCTTCTTCGACGCGCTCGCCACCCTGAAAGGATGGGAAGAGCCGGAGCGTGGCCACCGCGTCACCGAGGCCGCGAGCTGGGAGCATCCGGATGGCGTCGATCTTCTGGCGGACCGCTGGGTTGCGGCGCTCGACGCGAACGGCGTGGGGCGGGCAATGCTGATTGCCAGCGTGCCGCACGACGAGAGCTCGGTTGCTGCGGCGCTTGCTCGCCACCCGACGCGCTTTGTCGGCGCGTGCATGGTGAACCCGCTCGTGCGCGGCGCGGAGATGACGGTCGCCAGCGCGTTCGCCAAGGGACTCCGCATGGTCTGCCTGTTTCCAGCCATGCACAAATACACGCTGACCGACCAATCGGTCGAGTGCCTGGCGGACATCCTCGCCGGTCGTCCGGGAAGCTGCCTGTTCGTGCATTGCGGCGTGCTGACACTGGGCATTCGCAAGCGGCTTGGCCTGCCGACCGTGTTCGAGGCACGCTACGGCAATCCACTCGAGCTGCAAGGACTGGCGGCGCGACATCCGACGCTCCCCATCATCGTGCCGCATTTTGGCGCTGGGTTCCTGCGTGAGCTGCTCATGGTGGCAGATGTCTGCCCGAACGTGCACGTCGACACCTCGAGCTCCAACTCTTGGACGAAGTACTGGCCCGGCTTGACGCTCAGCAACGTCTTTCGGCAGGCGCTTCTCGTCATGGGGCCGCGGCGCATCCTGTTCGGCACCGACTCTTCTTGGTTCCCGCGGGGCTGGCACCGAGCCGTGTACGACGCACAGGTTGCCGCGCTCGACGAGCTCGGTGTCGGCGAGCAAGATCGCGAGCTCATCTTTGCCGGGAACTTCGACCGGCTGTTCCAAGCAGGCGAGGTTGCCGATCCAGCGGCGACGGTTACCGAAACGTCTCTCCTTCGACGTTCATGA
- the tsaB gene encoding tRNA (adenosine(37)-N6)-threonylcarbamoyltransferase complex dimerization subunit type 1 TsaB: MLIVALDTTTPAGSLALWRDNELVEVCSGDAQRTHAERLPSDLITLLTGHRYTLADVDLFAIVSGPGGFTGLRVGIATIQGLALVGHRAVFSASTLLLLAVAAKNAASSSSTVQRPLTTDHYSGSTLVGAWMHAARGEVFTALYRPLDDMHAPRSRVAPLETNITGRVGLVAIEEASVDTPEGLAARWQAHVPSARLCLMGDNAGELAEPLRRRFGDGMDLRSPPPLAGVLATLAGALPDLAVPPHAIVPTYVRRPDAELARDRMASPPGSHS, translated from the coding sequence GTGTTGATCGTTGCACTCGATACTACGACGCCCGCAGGCAGCCTTGCCCTCTGGCGCGACAATGAGCTCGTCGAGGTCTGCTCTGGCGATGCGCAGCGCACACATGCCGAGCGACTCCCCAGCGATCTCATCACCCTGCTGACCGGTCACCGGTACACGCTCGCCGACGTCGACCTCTTCGCCATCGTCTCCGGCCCCGGCGGCTTCACAGGTTTACGGGTTGGTATCGCCACCATTCAGGGTCTGGCGCTCGTCGGCCACCGAGCTGTATTTTCGGCCTCCACGCTTCTCCTGCTGGCCGTCGCCGCCAAGAACGCCGCTTCCTCATCATCTACTGTCCAACGGCCACTGACCACTGACCACTACTCAGGAAGTACACTCGTGGGCGCTTGGATGCACGCTGCCCGTGGCGAGGTCTTCACCGCCCTGTACCGGCCTCTCGATGACATGCACGCACCACGGTCGCGTGTCGCCCCTCTCGAAACGAATATCACCGGTCGCGTGGGACTGGTCGCCATCGAGGAGGCGTCGGTCGACACGCCAGAGGGACTGGCCGCGCGCTGGCAGGCGCACGTACCATCTGCACGCCTCTGCCTGATGGGTGACAACGCGGGCGAGCTCGCTGAGCCGCTTCGCCGACGGTTCGGCGACGGTATGGACCTTCGCTCGCCGCCGCCCCTCGCTGGCGTCCTTGCCACGCTCGCTGGGGCGCTTCCGGACCTGGCCGTGCCGCCTCACGCCATCGTGCCAACCTACGTGCGCCGGCCCGATGCGGAGCTTGCCCGTGATCGAATGGCCTCTCCGCCTGGGAGTCACTCGTGA
- a CDS encoding alpha/beta fold hydrolase, whose amino-acid sequence MLATTVIQNGAKKEHTMLVLHGVFGRGRNWSSVAKQVVARRPDWALHLVDLRLHGDSLAMTPPHTIRAAASDLVALTEAQELTIDGVLGHSLGGKVALALADAWQDRPLQVWLIDSTPEVRAPAGDAWDMLGRVRSLAPAFASREEAIGALEASGCSRGVAGWMATNLEARDGKLVWRLDFDAIESLLRDFYAADLWHVLESPSSRHDIQIVKAEESETLSAPAVERLTAATQASDHVHLHHVPGGHWLNTDNPSALVDLLSALL is encoded by the coding sequence ATGCTCGCAACAACGGTGATCCAAAACGGTGCCAAGAAAGAGCACACCATGCTTGTGCTCCACGGCGTGTTCGGCCGAGGACGCAACTGGTCCTCGGTCGCCAAGCAGGTGGTGGCTCGTCGTCCCGATTGGGCGCTGCATCTGGTCGACCTGCGCCTCCACGGGGATTCACTCGCCATGACGCCGCCGCATACGATACGCGCCGCAGCATCCGACCTCGTCGCGCTGACCGAGGCGCAAGAGCTGACGATTGACGGCGTGCTCGGTCACTCGCTGGGTGGGAAGGTGGCCCTGGCGCTCGCGGATGCGTGGCAGGATCGTCCGTTACAGGTGTGGCTGATCGACTCGACACCGGAAGTCCGCGCGCCGGCGGGCGACGCGTGGGACATGCTCGGGCGCGTTCGCTCATTGGCTCCGGCGTTCGCGTCGCGTGAGGAGGCGATTGGGGCGCTGGAAGCATCCGGGTGCAGCCGCGGCGTGGCGGGTTGGATGGCGACCAATTTGGAGGCTCGCGACGGAAAGCTCGTGTGGCGCCTGGACTTCGACGCCATCGAGTCGCTGCTGCGGGACTTCTATGCGGCTGATTTGTGGCACGTTCTGGAATCGCCTTCCAGTCGTCACGACATACAGATCGTCAAGGCGGAAGAGTCGGAGACGCTGTCAGCGCCCGCCGTGGAGCGGCTGACGGCTGCGACGCAGGCCAGCGATCACGTGCACCTTCATCACGTCCCGGGCGGGCACTGGCTCAACACGGACAACCCGTCGGCGCTCGTGGACCTGTTGTCGGCGCTGCTTTGA
- a CDS encoding zinc-binding dehydrogenase, producing the protein MEIPESMTVVGVRQPGGPDVLELETRPVPEPGTSEILIRVQAAGVNRPDVLQRQGKYPPPPGASDILGLEVAGTVVKCGSGVTRWVAGESVCALLAGGGYAEYVVAPEPQCLPLPEGLTAREAAVLPETFFTVWTNLFDRGRLEKGETLLVHGGASGIGTTAIQTATAFGATVYATAGTSAKCDACLRLGATRAVNYRDEDFLEVLRAETAGRGIDVILDIVGGDYFPKNIALLAVEGRLVQIAFLRGTTVSLDLADIMRRRLTITASVLRSRTVAEKGAIAKALLRHVWPLLAAGRVRPVIHGAFPLREVAAAHRLMEAGEHIGKIVLDV; encoded by the coding sequence ATGGAGATCCCTGAGTCGATGACCGTTGTGGGCGTCCGCCAGCCGGGAGGGCCTGACGTCTTAGAGCTCGAAACGCGACCCGTCCCGGAGCCGGGAACGTCCGAGATCCTGATTCGTGTGCAAGCGGCCGGCGTCAATCGGCCTGATGTGCTGCAACGACAGGGCAAGTACCCGCCGCCGCCCGGGGCTTCCGACATCCTCGGCCTCGAGGTTGCCGGCACGGTAGTCAAATGCGGTTCCGGTGTGACGCGCTGGGTAGCGGGCGAGTCGGTGTGCGCGTTGCTTGCCGGCGGTGGCTACGCCGAATACGTGGTGGCGCCGGAGCCGCAATGCCTGCCACTTCCTGAAGGCCTTACGGCGCGTGAGGCCGCCGTCCTCCCGGAAACGTTCTTCACGGTGTGGACGAACCTCTTCGATCGAGGTCGTCTGGAAAAAGGCGAGACGTTACTCGTCCACGGCGGCGCCAGCGGCATCGGAACGACAGCCATTCAGACGGCAACGGCCTTCGGCGCCACGGTGTACGCGACGGCAGGGACGAGCGCGAAGTGCGACGCCTGCCTCCGCCTGGGCGCAACGCGCGCGGTGAACTACCGCGACGAAGACTTCTTGGAGGTCCTTCGCGCGGAAACGGCGGGCCGCGGCATCGATGTCATCCTCGACATCGTTGGCGGCGACTACTTTCCCAAGAACATCGCGCTCTTGGCGGTTGAGGGGCGTCTGGTGCAGATCGCGTTTCTGCGCGGTACGACGGTCTCGCTCGATTTGGCCGACATCATGCGGCGCCGGCTCACAATCACGGCATCGGTGCTGAGAAGCCGGACCGTGGCCGAGAAGGGAGCGATTGCAAAGGCGCTGCTGAGACATGTCTGGCCGCTCCTCGCAGCCGGACGCGTTCGACCGGTGATCCATGGAGCGTTCCCGCTTCGCGAGGTGGCCGCGGCCCACCGCCTGATGGAGGCAGGGGAGCACATCGGCAAGATCGTCCTGGACGTGTGA
- a CDS encoding amidohydrolase family protein, with protein sequence MGLVRWLLPIVCVGVLVAAPTAAPPPYYAIRDARIVPVTGSIIERGTIVLSDGLITAVGASVTVPPEAEVIDGTGLTVYPGLIDTLTTIGLPRSQRAQPSADAERSPSSPSASSQPRRPASRGPEDRPGSTPWALAADSLQAEDERVEEWRSAGFTAAVVAPSRGILPGQASVVNLAGERPGDMVVAPSVALPISLEPLERAAGFPSSLMGVLAYVRQTFLDARHGMAVEEAYEKTPRGQKRPEYDRTVEAVSQVLAERRPILLPATNRPQILRMLDFARELELNAAIYGAQGAYDVAEAVAAGKLPMLVSLKWPEQAKDADPEEDVSLRVLRFRERAPSTPAALTKAGVKFAFYSDGLATPKEVLKNVRRALDAGLTREAALRAFTQDAADIYGVGNRLGSLETGKIANVLVTEGELFDEKTKVALVFVDGQKFEPVDQPAEPDEKPTTSLASGDAERGRP encoded by the coding sequence GTGGGCCTTGTGCGTTGGTTGCTGCCGATCGTGTGTGTGGGCGTGTTGGTGGCCGCGCCGACGGCAGCCCCGCCGCCTTACTATGCGATCCGTGACGCCCGCATCGTACCGGTCACCGGCTCGATCATCGAGCGGGGAACGATCGTGCTCAGTGACGGCCTGATCACCGCCGTGGGGGCGAGCGTGACGGTGCCGCCCGAGGCCGAGGTGATCGACGGCACCGGCCTAACGGTCTATCCGGGTCTCATCGACACGCTCACGACCATCGGGCTGCCCCGATCGCAGCGCGCACAGCCGTCGGCGGACGCGGAACGGTCGCCGAGCTCACCATCTGCGTCCAGTCAGCCGCGGCGCCCGGCGTCCCGCGGGCCAGAGGACCGGCCAGGATCGACGCCATGGGCGCTGGCGGCCGACAGCCTCCAGGCGGAGGACGAGCGCGTCGAAGAGTGGCGCTCCGCCGGGTTCACGGCGGCGGTCGTCGCGCCCAGTCGCGGCATCTTACCGGGGCAGGCGTCAGTCGTGAACCTCGCCGGCGAGCGGCCCGGCGACATGGTTGTTGCCCCATCGGTGGCGCTACCGATCTCGCTGGAGCCATTGGAGCGTGCTGCCGGCTTCCCCAGCTCCTTGATGGGCGTGTTGGCGTACGTGCGCCAGACATTTCTGGACGCGCGGCACGGGATGGCTGTCGAGGAAGCGTACGAGAAAACGCCACGCGGCCAGAAGCGTCCCGAGTACGATCGCACGGTCGAGGCCGTGTCCCAGGTGCTTGCGGAGCGACGGCCCATTCTCCTGCCAGCCACCAACCGCCCGCAGATCTTGCGCATGCTCGACTTTGCCCGCGAGCTCGAGTTGAACGCCGCCATCTATGGCGCGCAGGGCGCCTACGACGTGGCCGAGGCCGTGGCCGCGGGCAAGCTGCCCATGCTCGTCAGCCTCAAGTGGCCGGAGCAGGCGAAGGATGCCGATCCCGAAGAAGACGTGTCTCTGCGCGTGCTGCGATTTCGCGAGCGTGCGCCGTCGACGCCGGCGGCGTTGACGAAGGCCGGCGTGAAGTTCGCGTTCTACTCCGATGGGCTCGCGACGCCCAAGGAGGTGCTGAAGAACGTGCGGCGGGCCCTGGACGCTGGCCTCACCCGTGAGGCGGCGCTTCGCGCGTTCACGCAGGATGCAGCCGACATCTACGGCGTGGGCAACCGTCTCGGCAGCTTGGAGACCGGGAAGATTGCCAACGTGCTGGTGACGGAAGGTGAGCTGTTCGACGAGAAGACCAAAGTGGCCCTCGTGTTCGTGGACGGCCAGAAGTTCGAGCCGGTGGACCAGCCGGCCGAGCCGGACGAGAAGCCGACCACGAGCCTGGCGAGCGGCGACGCCGAAAGAGGGCGGCCATGA
- a CDS encoding MATE family efflux transporter produces MVAGEIGWMAMSVVDTLMVSPLGPAAIGAVGIGSNSFMAVAIFGMGLLLGLDTLVSRAFGAQRKDECHRWLLHGVVLGVLVSVPLTLVVWTVPELLERMGVHPSVLPMATTYLRILDVGLLPLLMYAAFRRYLQGLSLTRPVGFALVSANLINVLANWSLIYGNLGLPAMGVAGSAWATFLSRVYMAAVLAVAIVRAERADPSGLWQTPRQIDPARLQRLVALGLPAAVQLVLEIGVFAAITVLAGLLTPSSLAAHHIALNLAALVFMVPLGMASAAAVRVGQALGRGDLLSAAHGGWAAIALVVLFLLVSSAVFASVPRFLVSLFTRETAVIAAGVVLLRVYALYQVFDGIQVTATGALRGLGDTRTPLVYNFVAHWCLGLPVGYLLCFHAGAGVVGLWIGLGLGLTAVAIVLLIVWRHQLRRHSTSGGP; encoded by the coding sequence GTGGTTGCAGGTGAGATCGGCTGGATGGCCATGAGCGTCGTCGACACGCTGATGGTCAGCCCGCTCGGTCCTGCGGCCATTGGTGCCGTCGGAATTGGCAGCAACTCCTTCATGGCGGTGGCGATCTTTGGGATGGGGCTGCTGCTCGGACTCGACACCCTCGTCTCGCGCGCATTTGGCGCGCAACGCAAGGACGAGTGCCATCGTTGGCTCTTACACGGCGTCGTCCTGGGAGTTCTGGTGAGCGTGCCGCTGACGCTCGTCGTCTGGACGGTGCCGGAGCTGCTGGAGCGGATGGGGGTCCACCCGAGCGTGCTGCCGATGGCGACCACCTACCTCCGGATTCTCGACGTCGGGCTGCTGCCGCTCCTCATGTACGCCGCGTTCCGACGTTATCTGCAAGGGCTTTCCCTGACGCGACCGGTCGGTTTTGCTCTCGTGTCCGCGAACCTCATCAATGTGCTGGCGAATTGGTCGCTGATCTACGGCAACCTCGGCCTGCCCGCGATGGGCGTTGCAGGTTCCGCGTGGGCAACATTCCTGTCCCGCGTTTATATGGCCGCGGTGCTTGCCGTGGCGATCGTGCGAGCGGAGCGGGCGGATCCGAGCGGATTGTGGCAAACGCCGCGCCAGATCGACCCCGCTCGCCTGCAGCGGCTCGTCGCGCTTGGCCTACCCGCCGCCGTTCAGCTCGTCCTGGAGATCGGCGTCTTTGCCGCCATCACGGTGCTTGCCGGCCTGCTCACGCCCTCGTCTCTCGCGGCGCACCACATCGCCCTCAACTTGGCAGCGCTCGTCTTCATGGTGCCGCTTGGGATGGCGTCGGCTGCAGCCGTTCGCGTCGGCCAGGCGCTCGGACGGGGCGACCTGCTGAGCGCGGCGCATGGGGGGTGGGCAGCGATCGCATTGGTGGTGCTGTTCCTGCTCGTCAGCTCGGCGGTGTTCGCCAGCGTGCCCAGATTTCTGGTGTCGCTGTTCACGCGTGAGACGGCTGTCATTGCTGCGGGAGTCGTTTTGCTGCGCGTGTATGCGCTGTATCAGGTCTTTGATGGCATTCAGGTGACAGCGACTGGCGCGCTACGAGGCCTCGGAGACACGCGCACGCCGCTCGTCTACAACTTTGTCGCGCACTGGTGTCTTGGCCTGCCGGTCGGATATCTGCTCTGTTTCCATGCCGGCGCGGGTGTCGTGGGCCTCTGGATCGGGCTCGGTCTTGGCCTCACGGCCGTGGCCATCGTGCTGCTCATCGTCTGGCGTCACCAATTACGACGACACTCCACAAGTGGCGGCCCGTGA
- the mutS gene encoding DNA mismatch repair protein MutS — translation MTSPSRPLTPAMQQYQEAKRQYPDALLLFRMGDFYELFYEDALVASRALDLTLTARQKDSAGGGIPMCGVPYHAIDGYMMRLVKLGHRVAICDQVEDPKQAKGIVKREVVRVVSPGTFTDAGYLDAREPIFLAALAPLAIETRATEGRRLLGLATLEPSTGEFTVTELEGDRAVEALGEELRLLRARELLVPAGSDVERLLVDVDRDGLRITAVEPSAFNLDTATRVLLDQLQVAGLQGFGLDGHTAAIAAAGALVHYLRDTQKVDLVHVRGLSWREKRDALIVDNTTLSHLEVVRAIDGSREGSLLHVLDDTTTAMGARRLRAWLLRPLVDVAQVHARLDAVEDLAFRAVERGKLRETLGSVHDMERLVARIALRTAGPRDLVGLRQSLAAVPRVRRIIEALQSPLICELAQGLDELADVRDRIAHTLVDDPPALARDGGLVRDGADGEVDELRGISRSGKQGIAGLEAAERQRTGIQSLKVRFNRVFGYYIEVSKANLHAVPPDYQRKQTIAGGERFITPALKEQEERVLGADERLLVREVEMFDALRQAVALEAPRIQRTATSLAALDVLAAFAEVAARHNYTKPQVHDGDELEIVDGRHPVVERLSREAFVPNDTRLDNTAAQLSILTGPNMGGKSTYLRQVALTCLMAQAGSFVPARQAKLSIVDRIYARVGASDNIARGQSTFMAEMQETASILNTATARSLVVLDEIGRGTATFDGLSIAWAVAEYLATNARARPKTLFATHYHELTDLADALPSVVNAHFTVREWKDQIVFLRKVVPGRSDRSYGIQVARLAGLPRPVIARAREILSGLEQDELQRGGRPSLTGMPRGHDARQQLGLFQTLGPDDKLAERLRSIEIDQMTPLEALALLAELKADLE, via the coding sequence ATGACGTCTCCCTCACGGCCGCTCACGCCGGCCATGCAACAGTATCAGGAGGCCAAGCGCCAGTATCCCGACGCGCTCCTGCTCTTTCGCATGGGCGATTTCTACGAGCTGTTCTACGAGGACGCGCTCGTCGCGTCCCGAGCGCTCGATCTCACGCTCACGGCGCGCCAGAAGGACAGCGCCGGCGGCGGGATTCCGATGTGTGGTGTTCCCTATCATGCGATCGACGGCTACATGATGCGGCTCGTCAAGCTGGGGCACCGTGTGGCCATCTGCGACCAGGTCGAAGATCCCAAGCAGGCCAAGGGCATTGTCAAGCGAGAGGTTGTTCGTGTGGTCTCGCCTGGGACCTTTACCGATGCTGGCTACCTCGACGCACGAGAGCCGATCTTTCTGGCCGCGCTCGCGCCGCTCGCGATCGAGACGCGCGCCACCGAAGGACGGCGGCTCTTGGGCTTGGCCACGCTCGAGCCGTCGACCGGCGAGTTCACGGTCACCGAGCTCGAGGGCGATCGGGCCGTGGAGGCGCTCGGCGAAGAGCTGCGGCTGCTCAGGGCGCGGGAGTTGCTCGTGCCTGCTGGCAGCGACGTCGAGCGCTTGCTGGTCGATGTCGACCGGGACGGGCTTCGGATCACGGCGGTCGAGCCGTCGGCGTTCAATCTCGACACGGCGACCCGCGTGCTGCTCGATCAGCTTCAGGTGGCCGGGCTGCAAGGCTTCGGATTGGACGGCCACACGGCAGCGATTGCGGCCGCCGGTGCGCTCGTCCACTACCTCCGAGACACGCAAAAAGTCGACTTGGTACACGTGCGCGGCCTGAGTTGGCGTGAGAAGCGTGACGCGCTGATCGTGGACAACACGACGCTCAGCCATCTCGAGGTGGTGCGCGCAATCGATGGAAGTCGTGAAGGCTCACTGCTGCACGTGCTCGATGACACGACGACGGCCATGGGGGCACGGCGGCTCCGGGCCTGGCTGCTCCGGCCGCTCGTTGATGTGGCGCAGGTGCACGCGCGTCTCGACGCCGTCGAAGATCTTGCGTTTCGTGCCGTCGAGCGTGGCAAGCTGCGCGAGACGCTCGGTTCCGTGCACGACATGGAGCGCCTTGTCGCGCGCATCGCGCTTCGCACTGCCGGTCCGCGGGACCTGGTGGGCCTTCGGCAATCGTTGGCGGCCGTTCCACGTGTTCGGCGCATCATCGAAGCGCTGCAGTCACCGCTCATCTGCGAGCTCGCCCAAGGGCTCGACGAGCTCGCGGACGTCCGGGATCGGATCGCGCACACGCTCGTCGACGATCCACCGGCGTTGGCACGAGACGGAGGTCTCGTGCGGGATGGGGCGGATGGTGAGGTGGACGAGCTGCGGGGCATCAGTCGGTCGGGCAAGCAGGGCATTGCCGGCCTCGAAGCGGCCGAGCGGCAGCGGACCGGGATCCAGTCTCTCAAGGTGCGCTTCAACCGGGTCTTTGGGTATTACATCGAAGTCTCGAAGGCCAACCTTCACGCCGTGCCGCCCGACTATCAGCGCAAACAGACCATCGCGGGCGGCGAGCGCTTCATCACACCGGCACTCAAGGAGCAGGAGGAGCGGGTGCTGGGGGCCGACGAGCGGCTGCTCGTGCGTGAAGTCGAGATGTTCGACGCGTTGCGCCAGGCGGTCGCGTTGGAGGCGCCACGGATCCAGCGGACCGCCACCTCCCTGGCGGCGCTGGACGTGCTCGCCGCGTTCGCCGAAGTGGCCGCACGCCACAACTATACGAAACCGCAGGTGCACGATGGTGACGAGCTGGAGATCGTGGACGGCCGGCATCCGGTGGTTGAGCGCCTGTCGCGGGAGGCGTTCGTGCCAAACGACACACGGCTCGACAACACCGCGGCACAGCTCTCCATCCTCACCGGCCCGAACATGGGCGGCAAGTCCACGTATTTGCGCCAAGTCGCCCTCACCTGCTTGATGGCACAGGCGGGCTCCTTCGTTCCCGCTCGCCAAGCGAAGCTTTCCATTGTCGACCGCATCTACGCCCGCGTCGGCGCGTCGGACAACATCGCGCGCGGCCAGTCGACGTTCATGGCGGAGATGCAGGAGACGGCGAGCATTCTCAATACCGCGACCGCGCGAAGCCTCGTGGTGCTGGACGAGATTGGACGCGGGACCGCGACGTTCGACGGCTTGAGCATTGCCTGGGCGGTTGCAGAGTATCTGGCCACGAACGCGCGTGCGCGTCCCAAGACGCTCTTTGCGACGCATTATCACGAGCTCACGGATCTGGCGGACGCGCTCCCTTCGGTGGTGAACGCGCACTTCACGGTGCGGGAGTGGAAAGATCAGATCGTCTTTCTCCGCAAGGTCGTTCCGGGCCGATCCGATCGCAGCTACGGGATTCAGGTCGCCCGCCTCGCCGGCCTGCCTCGGCCGGTTATTGCGCGTGCGCGCGAGATTCTCAGCGGGCTGGAGCAGGACGAGCTCCAACGCGGCGGACGGCCGTCGCTCACCGGCATGCCACGCGGCCATGACGCGCGGCAGCAGCTCGGCCTCTTTCAGACGCTCGGCCCAGACGACAAGCTGGCAGAGCGACTCCGCTCGATTGAGATCGATCAGATGACCCCGCTCGAGGCGTTGGCGCTCCTCGCCGAGCTCAAGGCTGATTTGGAGTAG